DNA sequence from the Gordonia polyisoprenivorans genome:
CGCACGCCGACGGCTACCGCGTGAACACCGACTTCGGCGGACACGGCCTGGGACGAACCATGCACGAGGATCCGCACATCGCCAACACCGGGCGCGCCGGCCGCGGCATGCGACTCAAGGCGGGGATGGTGCTCGCCCTCGAACCGTGGTGGGGTCTGGGTACCGACGAACTCGTCGTCGACCCCGACGGATGGACCCTGCGTCTGGCCGACGGACGCGTCGGAGCCCACACCGAACACACCGTGGCGATCACCGACGACGGACCACGCATCCTCACCGTGGTGTGACCGATCCGGGGTCGTGACCGATCGGGGGAGTCACCGGTCCGGCACCAGGGTGCCCTGGTGATACAGCGCCACCCAGTGCCCACCGTCGTCGTGCTCACCGTCGTCGCGCTCACTGTCGTCGTGCCCACCCTCGTGGCGCCAGATGGTCGCCCGGCGCGACACCCGATCGTCCTGGTGCAGCGTGTAGGTGACCAGATGGGTGTCGGGGGCGATGCTGCGCACCGCGAAATCCTCGACGCGCTAAGTCTCTTCGCGGTCGGTGGAGGCTGTGGTGGAGGAGGCGGTGGCATGACGTCGGAGGAGTACCGACCACACGTACTCGCGGTCGTAGCGGCTGCCCGAGGCACCGACCTCCGAGAAGTCCACATCGGTCATCCGGTCGAATTCGGCGCGGGAGAAGCCGCGCTCCCAGCGGTGGAAGATCGGTTCGCGCCGCCACAGGGCCTCGGCGGCTCCACCGATGTCTACGCCCGGGAACCCGCCGATGCCGTTGCTCGAGACCTCACCGTCCATGGTGTCGAGTGTCGCACCGGCGGTGATCGACCGGCGCCAAACCCGACTTCGTCGGTGCCGGTCGGCCGCGTAAGTTGTCTGCCATGAGTTCCCCGATTGCCCCGATGATCGCCCCGTCGATCCTCTCGGCCGACTTCGCCAACCTCGCCGCCGAGGCCGACGCGGTCTCCGGACCGGGACCCTCGCGCGCCGACTGGTTGCACGTGGACGTGATGGACGCCCACTTCGTCCCCAATCTCACCCTCGGGCTGCCGGTCGTGGAGAGCCTGCTCAAGGCCACCGACATCCCGCTCGACTGTCACCTGATGATCGACGATCCCGGTCGCTGGGCCCCGCCGTACGCCGAGGCCGGTGCCTACAACGTCACCTTCCACGCCGAGGCGACCGACGACCCGATCGCCGTCGCCAAGGACATCCGGGCCGCGGGCGGAAAAGCCGGCCTCGCCCTCAAGCCGGGCACCCCGCTCGAGCCGTACCTGGAGATCCTGCGTGACTTCGACACCCTGCTCGTGATGAGCGTCGAACCGGGTTTCGGCGGCCAGAAGTTCATGCCCGAGGTACTCGACAAGGTGCGCGAGATCCGCACGATCGTCGACGCCGGTGAGTTGCGGCTGCTCGTGGAGATCGACGGGGGCATCCACGACGGGACGATCGCGGAGGCCGCCGAGGCCGGCGTCGATTGCTTCGTCGCCGGGTCCGCGGTCTACGGTCCCGCCGACGCCGGTGCCGCCGTCGCGGCGTTGCGTGAGAAGGCAACGGCCGCACGGGCTCACGCACACTGACGTCCATGATCCCCGACGAGGCGGTCCTGATCGCCGCGATGCGTGAGGCCGTCGCCGAGTCGCGGGCGGCACTCGGTGGGGTCTCGCCGAATCCGGCGGTCGGCGCCGTGTTGCTGATGCCGGACGGTACCGAGATCGCGCGCGGTCACACCCAGCCGCCGGGCGGTGCGCACGCCGAGATCGAGGCGCTGCGCCGCGCCGGGGATGCGGCGCGAGGCGCGACCGCGGTGGTCACCCTCGAGCCGTGCAATCACACCGGACGCACCGGTCCGTGCGCACAGGCGCTGATCGAGGCGGGTGTGGCCCGGGTGGTCTACGCTGTCGGGGATCCCAATCCGACCGCGGCGGGTGGCGCGGAGCGGCTGCGCGCGGCGGGGATCGAGGTGATCGCCGGCGTCGGT
Encoded proteins:
- the rpe gene encoding ribulose-phosphate 3-epimerase — its product is MSSPIAPMIAPSILSADFANLAAEADAVSGPGPSRADWLHVDVMDAHFVPNLTLGLPVVESLLKATDIPLDCHLMIDDPGRWAPPYAEAGAYNVTFHAEATDDPIAVAKDIRAAGGKAGLALKPGTPLEPYLEILRDFDTLLVMSVEPGFGGQKFMPEVLDKVREIRTIVDAGELRLLVEIDGGIHDGTIAEAAEAGVDCFVAGSAVYGPADAGAAVAALREKATAARAHAH